The region tcatagaaaaagtaatgtatgcaacagctcataattggttcttaaaattctcgggtctttttttacaaaactcgactacgtctcgttttgtaacttcgacccttgaattttaagaacccttattatatcactgttgcataaactactattttctactccagcacttaaatgtgtcaattaaatgactgacagtgatatctaaagcaatgtcatttgaatgatttgtctataggctcataagatgactgctagcagtcatcttatgagtataatacaactgctttattttttttaaagatacaagttccgatcatcttgattgaaagaggtatgttttcatttacaataataactcttttttttttaaataataactctttaataataacttttttttttttttttttttttttttttttttttttttttttttttttttgctgtagctgtcatagaaaaagtaatgtatgcaacagctcataattggttcttaaaattctcgggtctttttttacaaaactcgactacgtctcgttttgtaacttcgacccttgaattttaagaacccttattatatcactgttgcataatagtagtttatgcaacagtgatataataagggttcttaaaatgcaagggtcgaagttacaaaacgagacgtagtcgagttttgtaaaaaaagacccgagaattttaagaaccaattatgagctgttgcatacattactttttctatgacagctgcagcaaaaaaaaaaaaaaaaagttattataaaaaaaagaattattatttaaaaaaaattgagttattatttaaaaaaaaaaaagagttattattgtaaatgaaaacatacctctttcaatcaagatgatcgaaacttgtatctttaaaaaaaaataaagcagttgtattatactcataagatgactgctagcagtcatcttatgagcctatagacaaatcattcaaatgacattgctttagatatcactgtcagtcatttaattgacacatttaagtgctggagtaggaAAACTACTATAGGTTAATCAACACGAGCAATACAAAAATACTTGTTAATAACGATTGCATAAGTATGCATACAATTACAGGAAAACACGGCATGCATGTAACAGTTATTGCTTATATAAATCTTAGTCTAAGTGCTAAGTATAAACAAGGTCACGTAACGATTCTCGCGATACAAGTACTGCGCCTAGTGTTGGAATCACTGCAATGTTTCTCTCGTACGTTTACATTTTAACATTCACAACTTGGCTTTACGTAAGAACACttgctaattttattttaaatatctggaagaccgagcgttgctcggaaaacataataagaactcaaaaatgcgcgttttcccagagataagaccttcCTAGATCGTTTTTTCaccccccgaaaacccccataatttttttgttaatttcatcgaaatctttagagccgtttccgaggtccctgaaatatataaataaatatacaataattgcttgtttaaaggtttTAGATAGAAAACATTAATGACATTGCCATATCCTATTACAGATCGCCATTTAAATCTAATACCAATACTACAAAACTTGCCTATGTATTAAACTAGACTGaaataagcttagaataaatttaaaactggaaaaattactgtcttgggtgagacttgaactcacggcctctccatccagaggccgtgagttcaagcaagtttattctaagcttaatagcatcgatcgcagacgtttctgcttgttaaaaattaaaaatagactTAAATAGATCTCATACACtaaagatgatgatgagatgTCATATtgaaaagtgaccaagccctcTGACAGCCGAGTCCGGAATCGAACCGgtgtcttcagcttacgcggctaaagTTCCGGTTTCGTATGGTtacccgtcccaaattctcGAGTATGTGCAATCTTTGAAAGGCTAGGTTAGGTTATTAGACCTTTGACCAACTCCTTCCTTATTAAATGACTCGTTTTCATAGCACTCCAGTGGTATTTACAAAAGTATGTTGCAGTTTCGCAGTGATGTATGTGTACACCTCACTGAGCGTGCTGGCGTGCGGGGTGGGCGACGCCGCCGAGAACTTTCTCGTCTCCGGAGTACTGACGCTGGCCTCCACCCAAGTCGGCTTGTTGCATGAACAGCTGTTGGATCTCAAAGCTGATGGTAAGCAgggcaggccgcgtagccaacatgccaatcgctaacgctacgtagcgaacgaaacgcaactgtcactgtcacactaatatggaagagtgatagagagacacaaagagattcgatggcgaagcgatagcaattgtcaacttggctaggccgccagggtattcctaataaataaataaaataaaataaaaataaaaagcctttattaTTCCAAAGTCTTACATAACATGCATTCTACTATTTTTACTTTcattacattataattatttcttgcTAACTAGCatgcatttaaaaatagttttaaattgataGTGTtctagaatattattattatatttttttaataacttattatttttatttatgttcgcgtagttattttattattccattGTTTAGAAATTGTCcatttaattaagaaaatattgattttaCAGTAAGAATAGAATGTCATTAAATTTGAACACATTGTTTAGGTGTGGACCTCTCGgcgggtaaaggcctcctccaggcaTTTGCAACTGTCTCTATCGCATGCTATTTCTGTCCAATCTTCCCCGGCAATCTCTACGATCTCGTCTTTCCAACTCCCTTTTGGTCTTCCAGGTCTGCGGTTCCTAAAGCAACGAAAAATTACGTACATTGCATGTAATGTTTCTGTTTGCAGGTAAAGATGGCTGTTACAAAAATGCGGTGCTCTGCGTTAAGTTCCATCAACGAATCATTGAGTtagtttgtacatatttttataccGTACATACAtagctttactttactttacaatCAATTGGTAAAGGTGACATTACTGCTCGGGCGTTATGCCGCCGCTGTACTTATCTGTAAGTTccatgataaaatgagtgatggATTGAAAATTGTAATTGCGTAATGCAGCGGCAAACGTCACTTAttacctactagcgacccgtaaatcttcctcttgaattactctatctattaaaaaaaaccgcatcagaatccgttgcgtagttttaaagatctaagcatacatagggacagacagcggtaaGCGACTTTGCTTTatatgtactatgtagtgatatattaAGCGCCCGCGTCGAAGCCGCAGCGGTAATACCGCAAAAGTTAATATAactgcagttgccatccgaatgtcaccttttaCCGCACTTTACTAGTGTCGAACCAAGAGCCGACTGTTGCAGGTACGTTGAAGAGATCGCCAAGATATTCGGCTTGCCGATATTCTGCCAGTGCGTCACGAGCAGCATAGTCGTTTGTATGActgtttataaaataacaattgtaAGTATAACGACACCAATCTTGAAACGTTTAAGATAAAATGTTAAGTATTTTTGTTCCCTAAAACCTGCAAAATTTGTACCGCTATGCGCGTTAAAGGTCAAATCTCCTATTCGTCTTCCGTGTTTTCGGCGTTTTAAATGAAAGATACTGCAATTGGTTTCAACATagttaacaaattaaaactatgtttttagggttccgtagccaaatggcaaaaaacggaacccttatagattcgtcatgtctgtctgtctgtctgtctgtccgtctgtccgtctgtccgtctgtccgtctgtctgtccgtccgtatgtcacagccacttttctccgaaactataagaactatactattgaaacttggtaagtagatgtattctgtgaaccgcattaaaattttcacacaaaaatagaaaaaaaacaataaatttttggggttcctacTTACTACTATACTTactatacttcgaactgaaactcaaaaaattttttttcatcaaacccatacgtgtggggtatctatggataggtcttcaaaaatgatattgaggtttctaatatcatttttttctaaactgaatagtttgcgcgagagacacttccaaagtggtaaaatgtgtgtccccccccccctgtaacttctaaaataagagaatgataaaactaaaaaaaatatatgatgtacattaccatgtaaacttccaccgaaaattggtttgaacgagatctagtaagtagttttttttttatacgtcttaaatcgcctaaatacggaacccttcatgggcgagtccgactcgcacttggccgcttttttttcaacATGGATAGTATTGGCACCATTTATTTTAGAACAGACCGAAAtgaattaaacgtcaaacttaaacagctctataacttttgtttattgtaaaaactGACGTtaaataagtagttattttaCACGATTTCATTATTGGTACACTGGCTCTTATAGGGGTGTTTACAATACCTATCCTAATAAATTAGGTACACCCTGGAGATAGATTGATAGATTGAGCAACAAAAGAGAGAATTGAAATAGCTGTTATGACGCTTATGACTAATAATAAGTTGAAGTTTTAAGCACATTTACGGATACTGACGCAGAAATTAACTTATTTATGGCACCCCCGGGccctatttttaataatatgtcgtcgatatcaatatcaataaattTCGTCGTTGATCAAGAAAATTCTGGGTATTTTTGGTGCGTTTTAGACTTTTAgggttattaaatattaaaacctAAAATTTAGTAGTCCCTACTTGTTAACTTAACAGAAAAACGGGACTTTATCGCGTAACTTTTGAAATTACCTACGAAATTTCGAGGACGGACGGACATTAGATGCGATTTAGTGTAAATCTTTTCGAagataataatgtgtaaaaatcatgAGAGTTTAAATCAGTATTGAGATTATAAGAAATTCGAGTAATTTTCAAGAACGAATTCACAAACTTATGTTTAGTGCTATTGTATTTCTTAAACTTGGTGCGCCAATTAATTTACAGACACATGAGCCAGTAGAGATGGTCACAATGATATTCTACTTGATGTGCGTTATGATGGAGTTGCTGATGTATTGCTACCCTGCCGATGTACTTTTGAATAAGGTATGCGCTTACAATTAATgtttacaataaatacaatttcaCACCCTATAattgaaatcataaaataattacagtAGTACGTATTTAATTTTAGTATCAACTACTTATTAATTCATCAAAAAAGTAAGTTACACCCAGGCCTATTTAAAATGATTCGCTTAAAGCGTATATTTCACGAGTTATGTGGATAACGTTGGCAATTACTGTATTTCATTGTGTATGACTCTCACAAagaagaatatttacttacgttTACGTGCTATTTGCGTGCCAAGTGCATAGTGCACGTAAAGTGACCACGGGATTTTCATTCAATTCTACCAAAACAATTGAATACAACCAAAGATAAAATCCCTCGCACGCAGGACCGCTCCACTTCGTCATATATTGTCCCTTCCAATATTCCTTTAACATTCGATTAGGAGACCGTCGATTATGGTAGACGATTTGTCCCCTATCAAACTGGAGCGTACATTCGAGACGGGTACCAAACGAATCGTCATAAtgtttaaatgaaatgaaatgtattaATATATGTTGAGAATGGGTTACATATTAAGCTTAAATTAATTTCTACTCTAGTAGTCTCACCAGGCAAGGTAGGCGTACAACGTACAATACATTGCAGGACGACACACACAATCACATTATATTAGGCATGATgattgatgacacatgttgaattctataacaaaatctagtaaaatgagcaattaatcacaatattgtggaaattaaaaaatatataaaaatacagcacctgaaagtttcaaaatttaagttaatttgttatctttcaaaaacgaaataagtaaggataccattcgattcctcacattttatccaaaaaaatattgtatagcaactatttacataaacgcaatatttcaccgacaaaaatgcaattttcttgttttgttcatacttcaaaatgcgatctcagtgaccttgatgTCACGTTCATATAGCGTTTTATTCGGGGCGTTtcgcaatgggtcccatatagacatttgatcctaaaagcaaacctgattgattgatactataaatgaaaatttgtcatctagcctttTGTGTATGTTATTTTGTAGAGTTTGCAAGTATCAGACGCAGCGTACCCCGAATGGTCGGGCAACATTAAAACGGCTGAGGTGCTGCTGCTAACTGCGCTGCGCGCTCAACGAGCCTTGGTTGTCAATGCGGGAGGCATGTTCAAGATCTCTCTACCTACTGCGGCCGCTGTACGTAATAAGAAATTTgacttaaaaatgtattatagtaataaaaagcggccaagtgcgagtcggactcgcccatgaagggttccgtatttaggcgatttatgacgtataaaaaaaaaactacttactagatctcgttcaaaccaattttcggtggaagtttacatggtaatgtacataatatattttttttagttttatcattctcttattttagaagttacaggggggggacacacattttaccactttggaagtgtctctcgcgcaaactattcagtttagaaaaaaatgatattagaaacctcaatatcatttttgaagacctatccatagataccccacacgtatgggtttgatgaaaaaaaaaattttgagtttcagttcgaagtatggggaaccccaaaaatttattgttttttttctatttttgtgtgaaaatcttaatgcggttcacagaatacatctacttaccaagtttcaacagtatagttcttatagtttcggagaaaagtggctgtgacatacggacggacagacggacagacggacagacggacagacggacagacggacagacagacagacatgacgaatctataagggttccgttttttgccatttggctacggaaccctaaaaatcataacaatcataatacataggcaaaggggtagataatacataggtaaagGTAAAGGGGTTTCAATCGATGTGTGGAAGGGCGGCACCGTCGTTGAACCCAAGCCACCTGGCAGTGGATTTAAAGCGGTGGCGTGTGCCTCGGATGCACATGCTGGTGGCGCGTATAACGGCGATACTGATCCTGCATCTCAGCCAGCCCAGTATGAAATTTGATGTGTTGAAAAGATATAACGTAATGAGCAGAAAAGTCACCGACGGTTAAGTGTTTAAATTCTACACTGCGTAAACACTTTATCCCTCAAGGATCTTTTTAAGGACCGATCGTCTTACACTGGTCTCCTTTATTGTAAAAGAGGATTTGGGGTTGGTCCTTTTTTATAACATTTTGCTCACAttgacattattgttttttttttattgcaggtAGTGCAAACTTCGTACACGTACTACGCGCTATTACAACAAAAGCTCAATAAGGAATAAATTAGAGATCTGTTTCACAGAGTTGTTCTGGTACGACGATCGTAAAATAAAGTACAACTTAATTAATTCGCTTCGCGGTAGACTGTAGACTAGACTAGATAATTAAACTGCGTGGAAAAAACTGGGCCAAACCTTATCTGAAATAATCCTTTATCCCAGAATATTCTTTTCGGATAGATTTTTCGGTATACCATATGCCATATACACTGAGAAATAATGTATTATTTCCTGAGcgatataagataagataagataaaagatagtttattcaagtaggcatgattacaatgcgcttatgaatgtcaaataaagctacatgcaccggctccaaccctacacctctgccccgagaagatttaaatcccccctcaattggagaagGGTATCCTAATaggggaccggcaacaaacctggcgggacacatcttaccaaaaaaaaatttacatcttataattaacatgcattacgagaaaataaggaaaaaatacaatttaaaatactatagaattcatgcaattatacaggtgtaatagaaattagatttaaaaaatatacatatgtacatggaatcatacaaattcgtagctctttcagaaaacatatcaaattcttacaaaaggaaaagaaaataaagttattaaataaaatgggaaaacatattattttaatctgattgattattattaagttCAACGGGACGGGAAAGAGAAttttaagaatatttatttctttaaactTTCTTTgcacaaaataattatatacaacaatgtacaaatgaaataattaacgGTAGAATTTTAAGAATATTCTTTTCGTATAGTATTTTTAGGTTTGCCATATACACTGAGAAatcatgtaggtatttatttattattattatttcccgTACACGAGTTACTTTTTATATTGGATTGTTACACAAAGCAAAGAAATGGAAACTACATTATATTTGCAAAGGCAGATTCTAACCAAAACCAAACTAAGAAGTTGGCTGCAAAAAAAATACGATTacatgtctaattttcattaTCTCAGTTGTATATGTATACGTAGCATAATATTATAGCAATtaaattttagtatgaaatAGCTAGTGATATAACCGAGTTACGTTACTtataaaactttcattttaaCTTAGATTCGTGCGTGCTAGCGAAAGCTGACAGCGGACACACCCACCAAACTATGCTGAATACAGAAAAACCATTTTAGAAATTGTAGGGTCAAATATGTGGGCGTATGATGGACGCGGTTATCGCGTGATAATTTCGTTCAAAAAGTAAAGACGAACGTGTTATCCTGCCATAGCGTGTTTTGAGTGTTTACCCCAACAGCCTAATCTATTTAATagatttgtaggtaggtatactttgTGAACATTGAAAAGAACACTCGCATTGTTCATCAagccgacgaccggtctggcctagtgggtagtgaccctgcctgtgaagccacggtcctgggttcgaatcccagtaagggcatttatttgtgtgatgagcatagatatttgttcctgagtcatggttgttttctatgtatttaagtatttgtatattatatctatcgttgtctgagtacccacaacacaagccttcttgagcttaccttgGGGCTTAGTCTtagtaataatgtcctataatatttatttattcatttatttatttattttaaagatagggTATTCGATTCAAAAAGAAAATTGATAAGTTAATCCGATCAGTCTTTCCTTTGCTCTACTTTTTTGATTCATAGTTATCCCAAACCTTATTTCTTGATGTTATTGGATAGCATTACACTACAATCAACATTGATGGCCACCCTGCCAAATATTGCAATATATatggtttattattaaaacagtGAGTCTCTAACAAAAAGCTCTCTATACCTTTCTTAATAAGTGTCGCAATGACCCATTCCCATACCGTTACCGTTTTTTCCCCAAGTAGTATAAAAATACATCtccatatctatctatctatctatctaataccttcaaacgagcaattcttgattatttatttaatatctgggtgaccgagcttcgctcggaaaacatataataactcggaaatgcgcgttttcccagagataagacctagctagatcgatttttcgcccccgaaaacccctatataccaaatttcatcgaaatcgttagagccgtttccgagatccccgaaatatatatatatatatatgtatatataaataaataaaaaaataaataaataaacaagaattgctcgtttaaagctattagatttatttatacagggtgttttctgtaacaggagcaataaattaaactgtaggctgtactcctcaaactgaccaacatttgttcagcaacttttaaaaataactcgtgttttgatttttattacactttaaagtttattcgaagacgcaatgtattacaaattttgttaagtttaaagcgtgacaagcaatgtcaaacacactgatgtcagcgtacattgaaggcaatatttattttgtatgaaaaagaggaagtctaaaggattcatattttttaaaagttgtttaagaaaagttttatagtttgaggagtataatatatgttttaattatttgctcgtgttaaggcaacatcctgtatatatatatttcggggatatcggaaacagctctaacgaattcgatgaaatttactatatgggggttttcgggggcgaaaatcgatctagccagGTGTtaactctgggaaaacgcgcatttttgagtttttatatgttttccgagcaaagctcggtctggCAGATATTAATATCTCTTACCAACCTATGTACATGtatataagcgctggtggcctagcggtaaaagcgtgcgacttgcaatccggaggtcgcgggttcgaaccccggctcgtaccaatgagtttttcggaacttatgtacgaaatatcatttgatatttacctgcagtcgtttttcggtgaaggaaaacatcgtgaggaaaccggactaatcccaataccctagcctagtttaccctctgggttggaaggtcagatggcagtcgctttcctaAAAACTAGTgaccacgccaattactgggattagttgccaagcggaccccaggctcccatgagccgtggcaaaatgccgggacaacgcgaggaagatgacctACCTATGTATACGCCATCGACATTGATCGAATCGAATTCGAGCTGAATCTATCAATGTTAGGTAACATAAATTACTTAAGCCTTAGTTGAGAAACTAACAATGTTCCCGAAATGTACTAGCTCTAGCTTCTACGTGAGCATGTTTTTGACAtcatattatagttcgtttttttttagcattagaaagaacttgcaagaaggtaagcgatcttgacatgtcttttaattgaaaaacgcttttaaaaatcaaaaactattacttatgaaagcagaagaatataaatgatcgtattagattcataattgttacatatttgccgtaacttatttttaaaatgtgtttttcaattaaaagacacatcaagattgtttaccttatttctaatgctaaataaaTGAACTATAGATTGCCGTTTTTATTCCACGAAGCATTCTATTATTGACATTATTGTTGCTGAAAGGCAGGAAGTGAAAATATCGCCGAATCACTACAAATACAAAAGCATTCTACTTCACTCCCGATCGTATCAGTCATAACTCAAAAATATTGTCATAGCAAAAGGTATTTAAAGGTTAGCGATATACAGTTCAAAGTTC is a window of Cydia amplana chromosome 21, ilCydAmpl1.1, whole genome shotgun sequence DNA encoding:
- the LOC134658033 gene encoding odorant receptor Or1-like, with the protein product MYKLIFNTLVYFFSSHPGNATMKNSDCLASSIAVMKYTGVWMPDDLSHGQRMAYMVFRCVTQTVIFFFIILAEIAYVYKHRNDSERMVDAAVLLMSHLVQAVKLMTIIVRQERIKRLIAMGDGPAFTHTEPKVKAQLQRAVKLTGLIGNLLLWSAGTTAVFWFVVPALKDVLTLPLKITFPFDISGQYIFAVMYVYTSLSVLACGVGDAAENFLVSGVLTLASTQVGLLHEQLLDLKADGKDGCYKNAVLCVKFHQRIIEYVEEIAKIFGLPIFCQCVTSSIVVCMTVYKITITHEPVEMVTMIFYLMCVMMELLMYCYPADVLLNKSLQVSDAAYPEWSGNIKTAEVLLLTALRAQRALVVNAGGMFKISLPTAAAVVQTSYTYYALLQQKLNKE